A portion of the Lolium rigidum isolate FL_2022 chromosome 1, APGP_CSIRO_Lrig_0.1, whole genome shotgun sequence genome contains these proteins:
- the LOC124672130 gene encoding serine/threonine-protein phosphatase 2A activator-like, with product MSNPDSTSSSTPPPSHAAHIHTPLCRSCGAPAAAPTPAPWSGDSPPPAYRPIRMPAINAPTNTAAIVLSPVPQPLPVPPAAPPFAFQAPAKRITSPDDIARFHASTHGRHFLGFVASLSASVHGRKLSDPLPSPPSPAVSALLDLISALSAFVASTPPFPHGSRYGNPAFRLWHEKLADSVTNLISPITATAASPSALTGAEIELAPYLLDSFGNGSRIDYGTGHETNFAAFLYCLARLGLITEDDYPAVVLRVFAAYLDLMRTLQDTYLLEPAGSHGVWGLDDYHFLPFVFGAAQLIDHKYMKPKSIHNPDILDNFSKEYMYLACVMYVKKVKKGPFAEHSPMLDDISGVPHWKKVNSGLLKMYKAEVLEKVPIMQHFLFGSLIKWED from the coding sequence CGCTCTGCCGTTCCTGCggcgcgcccgccgccgcgcccaccCCCGCCCCCTGGTCCGGGGACTCCCCGCCGCCCGCCTACCGCCCCATCCGCATGCCCGCCATAAACGCGCCCaccaacaccgccgccatcgtcctCTCCCCGGTCCCGCAGCCCCTCCCGGTACCCCCCGCCGCGCCGCCCTTCGCCTTCCAGGCCCCCGCCAAGCGCATCACCTCCCCGGACGACATCGCCCGCTTCCACGCCTCCACCCACGGCCGCCACTTCCTCGGCTTCGtcgcctcgctctccgcctccgtcCACGGCCGCAAGCTCTCCGACCCGCTCCCGTCCCCGCCCTCCCCCGCGGTCTCCGCGCTCCTCGACCTCATCTCCGCGCTCTCCGCCTTCGTCGCCTCCACCCCGCCCTTCCCGCACGGCTCCCGCTACGGCAACCCCGCCTTCCGCCTCTGGCACGAGAAGCTCGCCGACTCCGTCACCAACCTCATCTCCCcaatcaccgccaccgccgcgtcCCCCTCAGCCCTCACCGGCGCCGAGATCGAGCTCGCGCCGTACCTGCTCGACTCCTTCGGCAACGGCTCCCGCATCGACTACGGCACGGGGCACGAGACCAACTTCGCCGCCTTCCTCTACTGCCTGGCGCGCCTCGGGCTCATCACCGAGGACGACTACCCCGCCGTCGTGCTGCGGGTGTTTGCTGCCTACCTCGACCTCATGCGCACGCTGCAGGACACCTACCTGCTGGAGCCTGCGGGGTCGCACGGCGTGTGGGGGCTAGACGATTACCATTTCCTGCCCTTCGTATTCGGGGCTGCGCAGCTCATCGATCACAAGTACATGAAGCCCAAGTCCATCCACAACCCAGACATCTTGGACAACTTCTCCAAGGAGTACATGTACCTGGCGTGTGTCATGTATGTTAAGAAGGTCAAGAAGGGGCCCTTCGCCGAGCATTCGCCCATGTTGGATGATATCAGCGGCGTGCCGCACTGGAAGAAGGTCAACAGCGGGCTGCTCAAGATGTACAAGGCTGAAGTGCTGGAGAAGGTGCCCATCATGCAGCATTTCCTCTTTGGGTCACTCATCAAATG